A genome region from Nicotiana tabacum cultivar K326 chromosome 13, ASM71507v2, whole genome shotgun sequence includes the following:
- the LOC107832085 gene encoding SKP1-like protein 21 isoform X2, translated as MLEGRMAVVKPEMKSYIWLQTADGSIQQVEEEVAMFCPMICREVLQTGTGSSKNCAISLPQRVNAAILGLILDYCRFHQVPGRSNKERKTFDEKFIRLDTKKLCELTSAADSLQLRPLVDLTSRALARMIEGKTPEEIRETFHLPDDLTEEEKLEPLRNMTDDPRIRLLNRLYARKRKELKEREKLKNVEVEEEQHVDERSVDDLLSFINGEDEDSKGVRTTKSKKKNRRRKEQARNSSTNNETGNHNQESSFPASSCLNGDVPSPSKPSDLQDPAFDEGDIDDELDPVMKEEIDRDHPVISPSPVAIKPFMPAWAAVAFLGEVEDFARRLNSVWPERMQEILSFGQERRPVPVSVNGNDSLKRYTGLDGR; from the exons ATGTTAGAAGGCCGTATGGCGGTCGTCAAACCAGAG ATGAAGTCCTACATTTGGCTCCAAACTGCTGATGGATCGATCCAACAAGTAGAGGAAGAGGTTGCCATGTTTTGCCCAATGATATGCAGAGAAGTACTTCAAACTGGCACAGGATCCTCGAAAAATTGTGCAATATCACTTCCTCAACGAGTCAATGCTGCTATTCTGGGCTTAATACTGGATTATTGTCGGTTTCATCAAGTTCCTGGCCGTTCTAATAAG GAGCGCAAGACTTTTGATGAAAAGTTCATCCGGTTAGATACCAAGAAGTTATGTGAGCTGACATCTGCTGCTGACAGCCTTCAACTGAGGCCTCTGGTTGACCTTACAAGTCGTGCACTTGCTCGGATGATTGAAGGCAAAACTCCCGAGGAAATACGTGAAACTTTTCATTTACCTGATGATCTAACAGAG GAGGAGAAGTTGGAACCTTTGAGAAATATGACCGATGATCCACGCATACGCCTTCTCAATCGACTTTATGCAAGGAAaaggaaagaattaaaagaaagagagaaattaaAG AATGTTGAGGTAGAAGAAGAGCAGCATGTGGATGAACGATCAGTTGATGATCTTCTTTCGTTCATAAATGGGGAAGATGAAG ATTCTAAGGGTGTAAGAACAACAAAgagtaaaaagaaaaataggaggaGAAAAGAACAAGCTAGAAATtcctcaacaaataatgaaactgGTAACCATAATCAG GAATCTAGCTTTCCTGCATCTAGCTGCCTGAATGGTGATGTTCCTTCTCCAAGTAAACCTTCTGATCTGCAAGACCCTGCATTTGATGAAGGCGATATTGACGACGAATTAGATCCTGTAATGAAGGAAGAAATTGACAG GGACCATCCAGTTATTTCCCCCTCCCCAGTGGCCATCAAACCCTTCATGCCAGCATGGGCTGCTGTGGCTTTTTTAGG GGAGGTTGAGGATTTTGCTAGGAGACTGAACTCTGTTTGGCCAGAAAGAATGCAGGAGATTTTGTCTTTTGGTCAAGAGAGGAGGCCTGTACCAGTATCTGTGAATGGGAATGATTCCCTAAAGAGATATACAG GTTTGGATGGGAGATAA
- the LOC107832085 gene encoding SKP1-like protein 21 isoform X5, with protein sequence MLEGRMAVVKPEMKSYIWLQTADGSIQQVEEEVAMFCPMICREVLQTGTGSSKNCAISLPQRVNAAILGLILDYCRFHQVPGRSNKERKTFDEKFIRLDTKKLCELTSAADSLQLRPLVDLTSRALARMIEGKTPEEIRETFHLPDDLTEEEKLEPLRNMTDDPRIRLLNRLYARKRKELKEREKLKNVEVEEEQHVDERSVDDLLSFINGEDEDSKGVRTTKSKKKNRRRKEQARNSSTNNETGNHNQESSFPASSCLNGDVPSPSKPSDLQDPAFDEGDIDDELDPVMKEEIDREVEDFARRLNSVWPERMQEILSFGQERRPVPVSVNGNDSLKRYTGLDGR encoded by the exons ATGTTAGAAGGCCGTATGGCGGTCGTCAAACCAGAG ATGAAGTCCTACATTTGGCTCCAAACTGCTGATGGATCGATCCAACAAGTAGAGGAAGAGGTTGCCATGTTTTGCCCAATGATATGCAGAGAAGTACTTCAAACTGGCACAGGATCCTCGAAAAATTGTGCAATATCACTTCCTCAACGAGTCAATGCTGCTATTCTGGGCTTAATACTGGATTATTGTCGGTTTCATCAAGTTCCTGGCCGTTCTAATAAG GAGCGCAAGACTTTTGATGAAAAGTTCATCCGGTTAGATACCAAGAAGTTATGTGAGCTGACATCTGCTGCTGACAGCCTTCAACTGAGGCCTCTGGTTGACCTTACAAGTCGTGCACTTGCTCGGATGATTGAAGGCAAAACTCCCGAGGAAATACGTGAAACTTTTCATTTACCTGATGATCTAACAGAG GAGGAGAAGTTGGAACCTTTGAGAAATATGACCGATGATCCACGCATACGCCTTCTCAATCGACTTTATGCAAGGAAaaggaaagaattaaaagaaagagagaaattaaAG AATGTTGAGGTAGAAGAAGAGCAGCATGTGGATGAACGATCAGTTGATGATCTTCTTTCGTTCATAAATGGGGAAGATGAAG ATTCTAAGGGTGTAAGAACAACAAAgagtaaaaagaaaaataggaggaGAAAAGAACAAGCTAGAAATtcctcaacaaataatgaaactgGTAACCATAATCAG GAATCTAGCTTTCCTGCATCTAGCTGCCTGAATGGTGATGTTCCTTCTCCAAGTAAACCTTCTGATCTGCAAGACCCTGCATTTGATGAAGGCGATATTGACGACGAATTAGATCCTGTAATGAAGGAAGAAATTGACAG GGAGGTTGAGGATTTTGCTAGGAGACTGAACTCTGTTTGGCCAGAAAGAATGCAGGAGATTTTGTCTTTTGGTCAAGAGAGGAGGCCTGTACCAGTATCTGTGAATGGGAATGATTCCCTAAAGAGATATACAG GTTTGGATGGGAGATAA
- the LOC107832085 gene encoding SKP1-like protein 21 isoform X1: MLEGRMAVVKPEMKSYIWLQTADGSIQQVEEEVAMFCPMICREVLQTGTGSSKNCAISLPQRVNAAILGLILDYCRFHQVPGRSNKERKTFDEKFIRLDTKKLCELTSAADSLQLRPLVDLTSRALARMIEGKTPEEIRETFHLPDDLTEEEKLEPLRNMTDDPRIRLLNRLYARKRKELKEREKLKNVEVEEEQHVDERSVDDLLSFINGEDEDSKGVRTTKSKKKNRRRKEQARNSSTNNETGNHNQESSFPASSCLNGDVPSPSKPSDLQDPAFDEGDIDDELDPVMKEEIDRDHPVISPSPVAIKPFMPAWAAVAFLGEVEDFARRLNSVWPERMQEILSFGQERRPVPVSVNGNDSLKRYTAGLDGR; encoded by the exons ATGTTAGAAGGCCGTATGGCGGTCGTCAAACCAGAG ATGAAGTCCTACATTTGGCTCCAAACTGCTGATGGATCGATCCAACAAGTAGAGGAAGAGGTTGCCATGTTTTGCCCAATGATATGCAGAGAAGTACTTCAAACTGGCACAGGATCCTCGAAAAATTGTGCAATATCACTTCCTCAACGAGTCAATGCTGCTATTCTGGGCTTAATACTGGATTATTGTCGGTTTCATCAAGTTCCTGGCCGTTCTAATAAG GAGCGCAAGACTTTTGATGAAAAGTTCATCCGGTTAGATACCAAGAAGTTATGTGAGCTGACATCTGCTGCTGACAGCCTTCAACTGAGGCCTCTGGTTGACCTTACAAGTCGTGCACTTGCTCGGATGATTGAAGGCAAAACTCCCGAGGAAATACGTGAAACTTTTCATTTACCTGATGATCTAACAGAG GAGGAGAAGTTGGAACCTTTGAGAAATATGACCGATGATCCACGCATACGCCTTCTCAATCGACTTTATGCAAGGAAaaggaaagaattaaaagaaagagagaaattaaAG AATGTTGAGGTAGAAGAAGAGCAGCATGTGGATGAACGATCAGTTGATGATCTTCTTTCGTTCATAAATGGGGAAGATGAAG ATTCTAAGGGTGTAAGAACAACAAAgagtaaaaagaaaaataggaggaGAAAAGAACAAGCTAGAAATtcctcaacaaataatgaaactgGTAACCATAATCAG GAATCTAGCTTTCCTGCATCTAGCTGCCTGAATGGTGATGTTCCTTCTCCAAGTAAACCTTCTGATCTGCAAGACCCTGCATTTGATGAAGGCGATATTGACGACGAATTAGATCCTGTAATGAAGGAAGAAATTGACAG GGACCATCCAGTTATTTCCCCCTCCCCAGTGGCCATCAAACCCTTCATGCCAGCATGGGCTGCTGTGGCTTTTTTAGG GGAGGTTGAGGATTTTGCTAGGAGACTGAACTCTGTTTGGCCAGAAAGAATGCAGGAGATTTTGTCTTTTGGTCAAGAGAGGAGGCCTGTACCAGTATCTGTGAATGGGAATGATTCCCTAAAGAGATATACAG CAGGTTTGGATGGGAGATAA
- the LOC107832085 gene encoding SKP1-like protein 21 isoform X3 has product MKSYIWLQTADGSIQQVEEEVAMFCPMICREVLQTGTGSSKNCAISLPQRVNAAILGLILDYCRFHQVPGRSNKERKTFDEKFIRLDTKKLCELTSAADSLQLRPLVDLTSRALARMIEGKTPEEIRETFHLPDDLTEEEKLEPLRNMTDDPRIRLLNRLYARKRKELKEREKLKNVEVEEEQHVDERSVDDLLSFINGEDEDSKGVRTTKSKKKNRRRKEQARNSSTNNETGNHNQESSFPASSCLNGDVPSPSKPSDLQDPAFDEGDIDDELDPVMKEEIDRDHPVISPSPVAIKPFMPAWAAVAFLGEVEDFARRLNSVWPERMQEILSFGQERRPVPVSVNGNDSLKRYTAGLDGR; this is encoded by the exons ATGAAGTCCTACATTTGGCTCCAAACTGCTGATGGATCGATCCAACAAGTAGAGGAAGAGGTTGCCATGTTTTGCCCAATGATATGCAGAGAAGTACTTCAAACTGGCACAGGATCCTCGAAAAATTGTGCAATATCACTTCCTCAACGAGTCAATGCTGCTATTCTGGGCTTAATACTGGATTATTGTCGGTTTCATCAAGTTCCTGGCCGTTCTAATAAG GAGCGCAAGACTTTTGATGAAAAGTTCATCCGGTTAGATACCAAGAAGTTATGTGAGCTGACATCTGCTGCTGACAGCCTTCAACTGAGGCCTCTGGTTGACCTTACAAGTCGTGCACTTGCTCGGATGATTGAAGGCAAAACTCCCGAGGAAATACGTGAAACTTTTCATTTACCTGATGATCTAACAGAG GAGGAGAAGTTGGAACCTTTGAGAAATATGACCGATGATCCACGCATACGCCTTCTCAATCGACTTTATGCAAGGAAaaggaaagaattaaaagaaagagagaaattaaAG AATGTTGAGGTAGAAGAAGAGCAGCATGTGGATGAACGATCAGTTGATGATCTTCTTTCGTTCATAAATGGGGAAGATGAAG ATTCTAAGGGTGTAAGAACAACAAAgagtaaaaagaaaaataggaggaGAAAAGAACAAGCTAGAAATtcctcaacaaataatgaaactgGTAACCATAATCAG GAATCTAGCTTTCCTGCATCTAGCTGCCTGAATGGTGATGTTCCTTCTCCAAGTAAACCTTCTGATCTGCAAGACCCTGCATTTGATGAAGGCGATATTGACGACGAATTAGATCCTGTAATGAAGGAAGAAATTGACAG GGACCATCCAGTTATTTCCCCCTCCCCAGTGGCCATCAAACCCTTCATGCCAGCATGGGCTGCTGTGGCTTTTTTAGG GGAGGTTGAGGATTTTGCTAGGAGACTGAACTCTGTTTGGCCAGAAAGAATGCAGGAGATTTTGTCTTTTGGTCAAGAGAGGAGGCCTGTACCAGTATCTGTGAATGGGAATGATTCCCTAAAGAGATATACAG CAGGTTTGGATGGGAGATAA
- the LOC107832085 gene encoding SKP1-like protein 21 isoform X4: protein MLEGRMAVVKPEMKSYIWLQTADGSIQQVEEEVAMFCPMICREVLQTGTGSSKNCAISLPQRVNAAILGLILDYCRFHQVPGRSNKERKTFDEKFIRLDTKKLCELTSAADSLQLRPLVDLTSRALARMIEGKTPEEIRETFHLPDDLTEEEKLEPLRNMTDDPRIRLLNRLYARKRKELKEREKLKNVEVEEEQHVDERSVDDLLSFINGEDEDSKGVRTTKSKKKNRRRKEQARNSSTNNETGNHNQESSFPASSCLNGDVPSPSKPSDLQDPAFDEGDIDDELDPVMKEEIDREVEDFARRLNSVWPERMQEILSFGQERRPVPVSVNGNDSLKRYTAGLDGR from the exons ATGTTAGAAGGCCGTATGGCGGTCGTCAAACCAGAG ATGAAGTCCTACATTTGGCTCCAAACTGCTGATGGATCGATCCAACAAGTAGAGGAAGAGGTTGCCATGTTTTGCCCAATGATATGCAGAGAAGTACTTCAAACTGGCACAGGATCCTCGAAAAATTGTGCAATATCACTTCCTCAACGAGTCAATGCTGCTATTCTGGGCTTAATACTGGATTATTGTCGGTTTCATCAAGTTCCTGGCCGTTCTAATAAG GAGCGCAAGACTTTTGATGAAAAGTTCATCCGGTTAGATACCAAGAAGTTATGTGAGCTGACATCTGCTGCTGACAGCCTTCAACTGAGGCCTCTGGTTGACCTTACAAGTCGTGCACTTGCTCGGATGATTGAAGGCAAAACTCCCGAGGAAATACGTGAAACTTTTCATTTACCTGATGATCTAACAGAG GAGGAGAAGTTGGAACCTTTGAGAAATATGACCGATGATCCACGCATACGCCTTCTCAATCGACTTTATGCAAGGAAaaggaaagaattaaaagaaagagagaaattaaAG AATGTTGAGGTAGAAGAAGAGCAGCATGTGGATGAACGATCAGTTGATGATCTTCTTTCGTTCATAAATGGGGAAGATGAAG ATTCTAAGGGTGTAAGAACAACAAAgagtaaaaagaaaaataggaggaGAAAAGAACAAGCTAGAAATtcctcaacaaataatgaaactgGTAACCATAATCAG GAATCTAGCTTTCCTGCATCTAGCTGCCTGAATGGTGATGTTCCTTCTCCAAGTAAACCTTCTGATCTGCAAGACCCTGCATTTGATGAAGGCGATATTGACGACGAATTAGATCCTGTAATGAAGGAAGAAATTGACAG GGAGGTTGAGGATTTTGCTAGGAGACTGAACTCTGTTTGGCCAGAAAGAATGCAGGAGATTTTGTCTTTTGGTCAAGAGAGGAGGCCTGTACCAGTATCTGTGAATGGGAATGATTCCCTAAAGAGATATACAG CAGGTTTGGATGGGAGATAA